The window TGGTGTCGCCGTGGAAGACGGGCGCGTGGTGGCGGACCCGGTCGTAGCCGAGGTTGGCGGTGGCGTTCGCCGAGATATCGATGACGCTCATCCCCACCGCCAAGGCGATGACGTAGAGGCCGTCGACGAGGCGCTCGCCGAACTCCGTCTGGGCGGCGTAGGCCTCGTTGAAGTGCATCGGGTTGACGTTCATCGTCAGGTTCGTCAGCCAGACGTTGTCCGTCTCGGTCACGGTTCGGCCGTAGGGGTGCTTGTAGACGTCGCCCACCTGAAAGTCCTCGAAGTACCGTCCCTGCCAGCCGGCAACGAGACGACGTTCGTCGGCATCGGTCACATCGGGGTCGGCGAGCGGTATCTCCTCAGCATCGTCGCTCATGGCTGTCCCAACGGCGGAAGCGAGCAAAAAGACCACTCACAAATCCAGCAGTCGCTCGTAGACCGGCCAACCGGAGTCACCTTCGGGCGGTTCCGTCGACTCGCCGTCAAGTAGGACGCCGGATCCCGATTCGACCGCCCCGACGTGGGCGACGGGCGTCCCGCGGTCCTCCAGCGCCGACAGCACGGCGTCGGTATCGGTGGGGTCGACGGCGATGACGAGCGTCCCGGCCGTCGAGGCCCGCCACGGGTCCATCGACAGCGCCTCGCTCAGCACCTCGACGCCCGGCCGCATCGGCACCGTGTCGCTGTCGACGGTCAGGCGGACGCCGGCGCTCTCGGCGACCTCGTGGAGCGCGCCGAGCAGGCCACCCTCGGTCGCGTCGTGCATCGCGGTGACGTCGCCGGCCGCCGCGGCGGTGAGGGCGTCCCGAACGGTGCCCGTCTCGTCGAGCCGTTTTCGGGCAGTCGCGAGGGTCTCTTCCGGCAGGTCGATTTCGTCGCCGAACAGCGTCGCGAACAGGCCCGTCACCTCGACGGCCGGGCCTTTCGTCACGAGCAAGTCGTCGCCGGGGCGGGCGCCGTCCGGCCGGACGATATCGTCGGGGTCGCCGACGCCCATCGCCGTCGCCGCGCCGACCCACGGGAACGAACACCCCTCGTAGCGGGCGGTGTGGCCGGTGACGATTGAGACGCCCAGATCGCGGCATTCGGCGTCGATGGCCGACCAGACCCGACCGAACTCCTCGTCGGTGATTTCGGGCGGCAGCGAAAAGGAGATGGTGAGGTGTGAGGGCGGAACCCCGGAGACGGCGACGTCCGAGAGGACGATACCGACCGCGAACTTTCCGGCCCGCTCGAAGCCGAGTTCGGGGAGAATCGAGATGGGGTCGGTCGCCGTCACGATGGCGCTGTCGTCGATGTCGATGACGCCGAAATCGACGCCGTGAGTCGGCCCCAGCGCGACGTCGTCGCGGTCGGCGCCGAGGCGGGTGGCGATGTGGTCCTCGAAGAAGGCCCGCGAGACTTTCCCGGTCCGTGGCATGGGGAGTGGTCGGCCGGCGACGGCTTGGGTGTGTTGCTCCACGGTGGCCGCCGCGGCCCCAGGTTTCGACTCGAAACGTCTGTGCCTTTTATTGTGCGGGTGTGCTATTTTGACCTATGACACCGGACACGGGACGGCCGTCGGACGATGACGACGCGGACGACGGCGGTGCCTTCGTCGCCGAGCGGTTCGTCGGTCGAACCGGCGTCGACGAGATAACGCTGCTCGTGGTCGACGACGAGCGCAACCTCCTTTCAATCGTCGCCTCGCGCCTCCGGGAGCGCCTCGATTCCCTGGAGGTCATCACGGCAAAACACGCCACCGAGGCCCTCGAACTGCTCGACCAGAAGGACGTCGACTGCGTCATCAGCGACTACAAGATGCCCGGCATGAACGGTCTGGAGTTCCTCGAAAAGTGCCGTGCGGCCGAACCGGACATCCCCTTCATCCTCTTTACTTCCAAGGGGTCCGAAGACGTCGCCATGGACGCCATCAACGCCGGCGTCACCGACTACCTCCAGAAGAACCTCGGCGACGAGGGCTTTGCCCTGCTTGCGAACCGCATCGAAAACGCCGTCGAACAGTACCGGACCCGAAAACTGGCCCGCGACGCCCAACAGCACGTCCAGCGAATTCACGACCACGTCACCGACGCCTACCTCGGTCTGGACGCCGAGTGGCGAGTCACCTATCTCGACGAATTCGGCGCGCGCCTGCTGGGCGGCACGCGCGAGGAGTTTCTCGGCGAAGAACTCTGGACGGCCGTGCCCGCGGCGGCCGATTCGCCGCTCCAGTCGGCCTTCGAGCGCGCCGTCGAAAACGAGGAGACGGTGACGTTCCGGATGTCCCACGACAGGTTGGGAACGCACTTCGAAGTTCACGCCGTCCCCTCGGCCGACGGCCTCTCGGCGTACTTCCGGGACGTCACCGACCGCATCGACCAAGAGCGGACGCTCGACGAGGTCGCCGACCTCGCGGTTTCGCTCCG of the Natronomonas halophila genome contains:
- a CDS encoding AIR synthase family protein, which gives rise to MPRTGKVSRAFFEDHIATRLGADRDDVALGPTHGVDFGVIDIDDSAIVTATDPISILPELGFERAGKFAVGIVLSDVAVSGVPPSHLTISFSLPPEITDEEFGRVWSAIDAECRDLGVSIVTGHTARYEGCSFPWVGAATAMGVGDPDDIVRPDGARPGDDLLVTKGPAVEVTGLFATLFGDEIDLPEETLATARKRLDETGTVRDALTAAAAGDVTAMHDATEGGLLGALHEVAESAGVRLTVDSDTVPMRPGVEVLSEALSMDPWRASTAGTLVIAVDPTDTDAVLSALEDRGTPVAHVGAVESGSGVLLDGESTEPPEGDSGWPVYERLLDL
- a CDS encoding MaoC family dehydratase, which codes for MSDDAEEIPLADPDVTDADERRLVAGWQGRYFEDFQVGDVYKHPYGRTVTETDNVWLTNLTMNVNPMHFNEAYAAQTEFGERLVDGLYVIALAVGMSVIDISANATANLGYDRVRHHAPVFHGDTIFAESEVLSKRESDSRDHVGIVTTELRAYNQDDELVLSLERTPMVLKRAAAEPTAARPTGWPDGVGTQAEDVDGRVIERQRREE
- a CDS encoding response regulator, whose amino-acid sequence is MTPDTGRPSDDDDADDGGAFVAERFVGRTGVDEITLLVVDDERNLLSIVASRLRERLDSLEVITAKHATEALELLDQKDVDCVISDYKMPGMNGLEFLEKCRAAEPDIPFILFTSKGSEDVAMDAINAGVTDYLQKNLGDEGFALLANRIENAVEQYRTRKLARDAQQHVQRIHDHVTDAYLGLDAEWRVTYLDEFGARLLGGTREEFLGEELWTAVPAAADSPLQSAFERAVENEETVTFRMSHDRLGTHFEVHAVPSADGLSAYFRDVTDRIDQERTLDEVADLAVSLRETTDALGEATDRASEACDCEETHAIAGEYNDLEDLVSDLELLIAGDEE